One region of Acanthopagrus latus isolate v.2019 chromosome 24, fAcaLat1.1, whole genome shotgun sequence genomic DNA includes:
- the prrg2 gene encoding transmembrane gamma-carboxyglutamic acid protein 2 isoform X2 → MAALSAVWITLLPLLQLAHCSVAFRHTQGDPMLVDDKSATSFLSRSLLYNSWDFEVVVADNLERECVEEMCSYEEAREVFEDNYQTELFWSKYVNSQESAPRVDVSGLVAGLLAIVVIAVIATVLGIYCYKAKNKSGRRAPVRMAVDGQPAPEAVPLSGIIAPGLPSYNEVLAHSGQHDAPPPPYSGGAPSEIADPGDNN, encoded by the exons ATGGCAGCCTTGTCAGCGGTGTGGATTACCCTACTACCCCTGCTGCAGCTGGCCCACTGCTCCGTCGCCTTCAGACACACTCAAG GAGATCCAATGTTGGTGGATGATAAGTCAGCGACCTCCTTCCTGTCCCGCTCGCTGCTTTATAACAGCTGGGACTTTGAGGTAGTCGTGGCTGACAATCtggagagggagtgtgtggaGGAGATGTGCAGCTATGAGGAGGCCAGAGAGGTGTTTGAGGACAACTACCAGACG GAATTATTCTGGAGCAAATATGTCAACAGTCAAG AGTCGGCACCAAGAGTGGATGTGTCAGGGCTGGTGGCAGGACTCCTGGCTATTGTAGTGATTGCCGTCATCGCAACCGTGCTGGGAATCTACTGCTACAAAGCCAAGAACAAGAGTGGACGAAG AGCTCCGGTTAGGATGGCAGTAGATGGGCAGCCAGCCCCGGAGGCAGTGCCCCTGAGTGGGATCATCGCCCCAGGTCTACCCAGCTACAATGAGGTTCTGGCCCACAGTGGGCAGCACGATGCCCCACCACCTCCATATTCAGG GGGGGCGCCATCAGAGATTGCTGATCCAGGAGACAACAACTGA
- the dhrsx gene encoding dehydrogenase/reductase SDR family member on chromosome X isoform X2 gives MEGKGSGPSCSGLNLVAHPRAKSKVWKYFGFDTDADGCILHWKRIYCRVCMSQIAYSGNTSNLSYHLEKNHPVEFSEFVKSNTDQMREAFATAFSRIKNEPSGLHVQQQSQDTNLRQSLDYENRRHNDLTAAIINFICEGLYPVSVVEEPTFKTLMTTIDPGYCPPSKSDLIVKMLPQMYCRTRDMVFSELAGVVNCGVTTDLWQSQTQNRTYISLSMHSVNYSSTTGFSMTNKCLKTFEVQEDNTAENITRAMYETFVEWGITQKVSGATTNGSVDIVKACSLLDLSVEMPCLGHTINRAMDEAFQLPRVESFLGCCRKIVDHFREPAMYLLKEKQKQHGLAQCALITDRVLPKQNGRVAIVTGGTRGMGFETARHLASLGMHVVIAGNEEEEGKAAVRKIEEEEEEGSKGKVEFVYLDLTSLKSVRQFVAAFKNKGLPLHVLVNNAGTMLVPERQTEDGFEFHLGLNYLGHFLLTNLLLDLLKRSGRHGSCSRIVNMSSATHYAGVLDLDDLNRRKCYSSHGAYSQSKLALVLFTYYLQEQLVAGGSPVTVNAVDPGMVDTALYNNLWTLAQAMKKPVAKILFRTPAEGASISVYAAAASEMEGVGSCYLYNGEKRESSDSSYDSELQAKLWKKSCELVGLP, from the exons ATGGAGGGTAAAGGTTCAGGACCTTCATGCTCCGGCCTCAATCTGGTTGCACACCCACGGGCAAAAAGCAAAGTCTGGAAATATTTTGGCTTTGACACAGATGCAGATGGCTGCATATTGCACTGGAAACGGATATACTGTCGCGTTTGCATGAGTCAGATTGCTTACTCTGGAAACACCTCTAATCTGTCGTACCACCTTGAAAAGAACCACCCTGTAGAGTTCAGTGAGTTTGTGAAGAGTAACACAGATCAGATGCGCGAGGCATTTGCAACAGCATTCTCCAGGATAAAGAATGAGCCTTCAGGTCTACATGTTCAGCAACAATCCCAGGACACAAACCTAAGGCAGAGCTTAGACTATGAAAACAGACGACACAATGATCTGACGGCTGCCATCATCAACTTCATCTGTGAGGGCTTGTACCCTGTATCTGTAGTTGAAGAGCCGACTTTCAAGACCTTAATGACCACCATTGATCCTGGGTACTGTCCACCAAGCAAAAGCGACCTGATAGTGAAAATGCTGCCTCAGATGTATTGCCGTACCCGAGACATGGTCTTCAGTGAGCTCGCTGGAGTTGTGAACTGTGGTGTTACTACTGACCTTTGGCAAAGCCAAACCCAGAATAGAACATATATTTCACTGTCTATGCATTCAGTTAATTACAGCAGTACGACTGGCTTCTCGATGACCAACAAGTGCCTTAAAACTTTCGAGGTACAAGAGGACAACACGGCAGAGAACATCACCAGAGCGATGTATGAAACCTTCGTTGAGTGGGGGATTACTCAAAAAGTCAGTGGTGCCACCACAAATGGTTCAGTGGACATTGTTAAAGCATGCTCACTCCTCGATCTGTCTGTGGAAATGCCTTGCCTTGGACACACCATTAACCGTGCAATGGACGAAGCCTTCCAGCTGCCGCGTGTCGAAAGCTTTTTGGGATGTTGCCGCAAAATTGTTGACCATTTCAGAGAACCAGCAATGTATCtgctgaaggaaaaacagaagcagcatgGTCTTGCCCAGTGTGCACTCATCACAGACAGGG TCTTGCCAAAGCAAAATGGAAGGGTTGCCATTGTGACTGGGGGTACCAGAGGAATGGGTTTTGAGACAGCGAGACACCTGGCAAGCCTGGGCATGCATGTTGTCATAG CTGGgaacgaggaagaggagggcaaAGCAGCAGTCAGGAAGatcgaagaagaagaagaagaaggcagcaAGGGGAAAG TTGAGTTTGTCTACCTGGACCTGACCTCATTGAAATCGGTGCGACAGTTTGTTGCGGCGTTCAAGAACAAAGGCCTCCCCCTCCATGTTCTGGTTAACAACG CCGGCACCATGCTGGttcctgagagacagacggaggacGGCTTCGAGTTCCACCTCGGGCTCAACTACCTCGGCCACTTCCTGCTGACCAACCTGCTGCTGGACCTGCTGAAGAGGTCGGGGAGACACGGCTCCTGCTCCAGGATCGTCAACATGTCCTCCGCCACGCACTATGCAGGAGTGTTGGACCTGGATGATTTAAACAGGAG GAAATGCTACAGTTCCCATGGTGCCTACTCCCAAAGCAAACTGGCCCTGGTCCTCTTCACCTACTacctgcaggagcagctggtggcTGGCGGTTCCCCGGTGACAGTTAACGCCGTGGACCCCGGCATGGTGGACACGGCGCTGTACAACAACCTGTGGACCCTCGCACAGGCGATGAAGAAACCCGTGGCCAAGATACTGTTCAGG ACTCCAGCGGAGGGAGCGTCCATATCTGTCTATGCAGCAGCTGCCTCTGAGATGGAGGGGGTGGGGAGCTGTTACCTGTACAACGGCGAGAAGAGGGAGTCCTCCGACTCGTCCTATGACTCTGAGCTCCAAGCCAAGCTGTGGAAGAAGAGCTGCGAGCTGGTGGGTCTTCCTTAG
- the dhrsx gene encoding dehydrogenase/reductase SDR family member on chromosome X isoform X3: protein MWLLSVLLPLARLYLCGIKVLIYQTFNRSFTLPVLPKQNGRVAIVTGGTRGMGFETARHLASLGMHVVIAGNEEEEGKAAVRKIEEEEEEGSKGKVEFVYLDLTSLKSVRQFVAAFKNKGLPLHVLVNNAGTMLVPERQTEDGFEFHLGLNYLGHFLLTNLLLDLLKRSGRHGSCSRIVNMSSATHYAGVLDLDDLNRRKCYSSHGAYSQSKLALVLFTYYLQEQLVAGGSPVTVNAVDPGMVDTALYNNLWTLAQAMKKPVAKILFRTPAEGASISVYAAAASEMEGVGSCYLYNGEKRESSDSSYDSELQAKLWKKSCELVGLP, encoded by the exons ATgtggctgctgtcagtgttgCTGCCTCTCGCCAGGCTCTACTTATGCGGAATCAAAGTTCTTATCTATCAGACGTTCAACAGATCGTTCACACTGCCAG TCTTGCCAAAGCAAAATGGAAGGGTTGCCATTGTGACTGGGGGTACCAGAGGAATGGGTTTTGAGACAGCGAGACACCTGGCAAGCCTGGGCATGCATGTTGTCATAG CTGGgaacgaggaagaggagggcaaAGCAGCAGTCAGGAAGatcgaagaagaagaagaagaaggcagcaAGGGGAAAG TTGAGTTTGTCTACCTGGACCTGACCTCATTGAAATCGGTGCGACAGTTTGTTGCGGCGTTCAAGAACAAAGGCCTCCCCCTCCATGTTCTGGTTAACAACG CCGGCACCATGCTGGttcctgagagacagacggaggacGGCTTCGAGTTCCACCTCGGGCTCAACTACCTCGGCCACTTCCTGCTGACCAACCTGCTGCTGGACCTGCTGAAGAGGTCGGGGAGACACGGCTCCTGCTCCAGGATCGTCAACATGTCCTCCGCCACGCACTATGCAGGAGTGTTGGACCTGGATGATTTAAACAGGAG GAAATGCTACAGTTCCCATGGTGCCTACTCCCAAAGCAAACTGGCCCTGGTCCTCTTCACCTACTacctgcaggagcagctggtggcTGGCGGTTCCCCGGTGACAGTTAACGCCGTGGACCCCGGCATGGTGGACACGGCGCTGTACAACAACCTGTGGACCCTCGCACAGGCGATGAAGAAACCCGTGGCCAAGATACTGTTCAGG ACTCCAGCGGAGGGAGCGTCCATATCTGTCTATGCAGCAGCTGCCTCTGAGATGGAGGGGGTGGGGAGCTGTTACCTGTACAACGGCGAGAAGAGGGAGTCCTCCGACTCGTCCTATGACTCTGAGCTCCAAGCCAAGCTGTGGAAGAAGAGCTGCGAGCTGGTGGGTCTTCCTTAG
- the LOC119015378 gene encoding ETS translocation variant 5-like isoform X2, with the protein MDGFYDQQVPFGVPESKCHIGEAERCLSERKRKFMDTELAQDTEELFQDLSQLQEIWIAEAQVPDDEQFVPDFQSNSLMLHGLPISKVKRESSPTKELSPCRKLQADMCLYSYSACDTKPAGLKALNPASTPVQCGSTHPAGPPPAKRDLQPPAPQLTHNRPPSHLPALSPSHHHNIPQANQSQHFALPRPSISCPSASFSSEPRFQRQLSEPCVSFPLQEKAVNRPYQPLSCDGRPPYQRHLSEPLVSHGPRGFKQDLVDPRYPEPGPAGPGVAPAQAAFNHVTIKQEPRDFGFDSDVQTCQSSSFGKSSVMYQKNNVGFGHEPRFHYDDTCVVPETLEGKVKQEGLPYQRRGSLQLWQFLLTLLDNPANAHLIVWTGRNMEFKLIDPEEVARLWGIQKNRPAMNYDKLSRSLRYYYEKGIMQKVAGERYVYKFVCNPEALFSMAFPDNQRLSLKANPDAIRPPSEEDSFPLPSFEEEGPYLPEGGEQCIQGLPFPDSYPY; encoded by the exons ATGGATGGCTTTTATGATCAGCAAGTCCCTTTCGGGGTCCCTGAGAGT aaatgtcacatagGAGAAGCAGAACGATGTctcagtgagaggaagaggaagttcATGGACACAGAGCTGGCTCAGGACACAGAAG AGCTCTTTCAAGATCTGAGCCAGCTCCAGGAAATATGGATTGCAGAAG CTCAGGTTCCTGACGATGAGCAGTTTGTTCCAGATTTCCAGTCCAACAGCT tgatgCTTCATGGACTGCCTATCAGCAAAGTGAAGCGGGAGTCCAGCCCAACTAAAGAGCTGTCTCCCTGCAGAAAGCTCCAAGCTGACATGTGCCTTTACAGTTACAG TGCCTGTGACACCAAGCCAGCTGGGCTTAAAGCTCTGAATCCAGCCTCCACGCCGGTGCAGTGTGGCTCCACCCATCCCGCTGGACCTCCACCTGCGAAGAGGGATTTGCAACCTCCTGCCCCTCAGCTGACCCATAACCGCCCCCCAAGCCACCTTCCTGCCCTGagcccctcccaccaccacaaCATCCCACAGGCCAACCAAAGCCAGCACTTTGCTCTGCCACGTCCCTCCATCAGCTGCCCCAGTGCGTCTTTCAGCTCAGAACCAAG GTTTCAGCGGCAGCTGTCGGAGCCCTGCGTGTCTTTCCCCCTCCAGGAGAAAGCCGTGAACAGACCGTACCAACCCCTGAGCTGTGATGGACGACCACCGTACCAGCGGCACCTTTCGGAGCCCCTGGTTTCCCACGGCCCCCGAGGTTTCAAACAGGATCTGGTGGACCCGCGGTACCCAGAGCCAGGACCAGCCGGGCCGGGTGTGGCCCCGGCCCAAGCTGCCTTCAACCACGTCACAATCAAACAAGAGCCGAGAGACTTCGGCTTCGACTCGG ATGTTCAAACATGCCAGTCGTCATCATTTGGAAAGTCTTCAGTTATGTACCAGAAGAACAATGTtg GGTTTGGTCATGAGCCACGTTTTCACTATGATGACACTTGTGTTGTGCCAGAAACACTAGAAG GTAAAGTGAAGCAGGAGGGTTTGCCGTACCAGCGCCGTGGCTCCCTGCAGCTCTGGCAGTTCCTGCTCACACTGCTGGACAATCCGGCCAACGCACACCTGATTGTCTGGACGGGACGAAACATGGAGTTCAAGCTCATCGACCCTGAAGAG GTGGCTCGTCTGTGGGGGATCCAAAAGAATCGACCAGCCATGAACTACGACAAGCTGAGCCGTTCGCTGAGATACTACTACGAAAAGGGCATCATGCAGAAG GTGGCCGGGGAGAGGTATGTCTACAAGTTCGTATGCAACCCTGAGGCGCTTTTCTCCATGGCTTTCCCAGACAACCAGCGGCTGAGTCTGAAGGCCAACCCAGACGCCATCCGGCCTCCCAGCGAGGAGGACAGCTTCCCCCTGCCCAGCTTTGAGGAGGAGGGTCCCTACCTACCTGAGGGAGGGGAGCAGTGCATCCAGGGGCTGCCTTTCCCAGACAGCTACCCGTACTAG
- the LOC119015378 gene encoding ETS translocation variant 5-like isoform X1, with protein MAGAARHSSCEQSRSLRKIHSREFEVRRRGPCMGRHLRRAQFFIFKNALPRNFTCQGEGSSNMDGFYDQQVPFGVPESKCHIGEAERCLSERKRKFMDTELAQDTEELFQDLSQLQEIWIAEAQVPDDEQFVPDFQSNSLMLHGLPISKVKRESSPTKELSPCRKLQADMCLYSYSACDTKPAGLKALNPASTPVQCGSTHPAGPPPAKRDLQPPAPQLTHNRPPSHLPALSPSHHHNIPQANQSQHFALPRPSISCPSASFSSEPRFQRQLSEPCVSFPLQEKAVNRPYQPLSCDGRPPYQRHLSEPLVSHGPRGFKQDLVDPRYPEPGPAGPGVAPAQAAFNHVTIKQEPRDFGFDSDVQTCQSSSFGKSSVMYQKNNVGFGHEPRFHYDDTCVVPETLEGKVKQEGLPYQRRGSLQLWQFLLTLLDNPANAHLIVWTGRNMEFKLIDPEEVARLWGIQKNRPAMNYDKLSRSLRYYYEKGIMQKVAGERYVYKFVCNPEALFSMAFPDNQRLSLKANPDAIRPPSEEDSFPLPSFEEEGPYLPEGGEQCIQGLPFPDSYPY; from the exons ATGGCAGGGGCGGCTCGCCACAGCTCCTGCGAGCAAAGCCGTTCATTGAGAAAAATCCACAGTCGAGAGTTCGAGGTGAGGAGGCGCGGGCCATGTATGGGAAGACACCTCCGTCGAgctcagttttttatttttaaaaacgcACTGCCGAGAAACTTCACCTGTCAA GGTGAAGGCTCCAGCAACATGGATGGCTTTTATGATCAGCAAGTCCCTTTCGGGGTCCCTGAGAGT aaatgtcacatagGAGAAGCAGAACGATGTctcagtgagaggaagaggaagttcATGGACACAGAGCTGGCTCAGGACACAGAAG AGCTCTTTCAAGATCTGAGCCAGCTCCAGGAAATATGGATTGCAGAAG CTCAGGTTCCTGACGATGAGCAGTTTGTTCCAGATTTCCAGTCCAACAGCT tgatgCTTCATGGACTGCCTATCAGCAAAGTGAAGCGGGAGTCCAGCCCAACTAAAGAGCTGTCTCCCTGCAGAAAGCTCCAAGCTGACATGTGCCTTTACAGTTACAG TGCCTGTGACACCAAGCCAGCTGGGCTTAAAGCTCTGAATCCAGCCTCCACGCCGGTGCAGTGTGGCTCCACCCATCCCGCTGGACCTCCACCTGCGAAGAGGGATTTGCAACCTCCTGCCCCTCAGCTGACCCATAACCGCCCCCCAAGCCACCTTCCTGCCCTGagcccctcccaccaccacaaCATCCCACAGGCCAACCAAAGCCAGCACTTTGCTCTGCCACGTCCCTCCATCAGCTGCCCCAGTGCGTCTTTCAGCTCAGAACCAAG GTTTCAGCGGCAGCTGTCGGAGCCCTGCGTGTCTTTCCCCCTCCAGGAGAAAGCCGTGAACAGACCGTACCAACCCCTGAGCTGTGATGGACGACCACCGTACCAGCGGCACCTTTCGGAGCCCCTGGTTTCCCACGGCCCCCGAGGTTTCAAACAGGATCTGGTGGACCCGCGGTACCCAGAGCCAGGACCAGCCGGGCCGGGTGTGGCCCCGGCCCAAGCTGCCTTCAACCACGTCACAATCAAACAAGAGCCGAGAGACTTCGGCTTCGACTCGG ATGTTCAAACATGCCAGTCGTCATCATTTGGAAAGTCTTCAGTTATGTACCAGAAGAACAATGTtg GGTTTGGTCATGAGCCACGTTTTCACTATGATGACACTTGTGTTGTGCCAGAAACACTAGAAG GTAAAGTGAAGCAGGAGGGTTTGCCGTACCAGCGCCGTGGCTCCCTGCAGCTCTGGCAGTTCCTGCTCACACTGCTGGACAATCCGGCCAACGCACACCTGATTGTCTGGACGGGACGAAACATGGAGTTCAAGCTCATCGACCCTGAAGAG GTGGCTCGTCTGTGGGGGATCCAAAAGAATCGACCAGCCATGAACTACGACAAGCTGAGCCGTTCGCTGAGATACTACTACGAAAAGGGCATCATGCAGAAG GTGGCCGGGGAGAGGTATGTCTACAAGTTCGTATGCAACCCTGAGGCGCTTTTCTCCATGGCTTTCCCAGACAACCAGCGGCTGAGTCTGAAGGCCAACCCAGACGCCATCCGGCCTCCCAGCGAGGAGGACAGCTTCCCCCTGCCCAGCTTTGAGGAGGAGGGTCCCTACCTACCTGAGGGAGGGGAGCAGTGCATCCAGGGGCTGCCTTTCCCAGACAGCTACCCGTACTAG
- the dhrsx gene encoding dehydrogenase/reductase SDR family member on chromosome X isoform X1, which translates to MEGKGSGPSCSGLNLVAHPRAKSKVWKYFGFDTDADGCILHWKRIYCRVCMSQIAYSGNTSNLSYHLEKNHPVEFSEFVKSNTDQMREAFATAFSRIKNEPSGLHVQQQSQDTNLRQSLDYENRRHNDLTAAIINFICEGLYPVSVVEEPTFKTLMTTIDPGYCPPSKSDLIVKMLPQMYCRTRDMVFSELAGVVNCGVTTDLWQSQTQNRTYISLSMHSVNYSSTTGFSMTNKCLKTFEVQEDNTAENITRAMYETFVEWGITQKVSGATTNGSVDIVKACSLLDLSVEMPCLGHTINRAMDEAFQLPRVESFLGCCRKIVDHFREPAMYLLKEKQKQHGLAQCALITDRGRSWLATLAMLQRLREQQIAVTETLRESSSNHQFTFDGPDWTLLEGLAEVLQPFKVVANMITSCRYPTISMVRPVLHMLLNNTLKVKEGDLKEISMTKEVISKVLSSTYSQNSQLSQEISTFLNIATFLDPRYKKLPFLSTQERSKVENNIIEEAKAILEKQIAERPCLDDFSLVSDEPPSKKQTPLRESSASCVSLDNPLAAIFCQSDADQSQEELHAQVLEELSNYKSQRVLGLNEDPLLWWSSHAPLFPTLPKVLQKYWCVPAMSVPCHRLFSSSGTVLCGKRNRLAPVLVDQQVFLYENSRGYYEPEPCEDDLENVWEGNCLGQPLE; encoded by the coding sequence ATGGAGGGTAAAGGTTCAGGACCTTCATGCTCCGGCCTCAATCTGGTTGCACACCCACGGGCAAAAAGCAAAGTCTGGAAATATTTTGGCTTTGACACAGATGCAGATGGCTGCATATTGCACTGGAAACGGATATACTGTCGCGTTTGCATGAGTCAGATTGCTTACTCTGGAAACACCTCTAATCTGTCGTACCACCTTGAAAAGAACCACCCTGTAGAGTTCAGTGAGTTTGTGAAGAGTAACACAGATCAGATGCGCGAGGCATTTGCAACAGCATTCTCCAGGATAAAGAATGAGCCTTCAGGTCTACATGTTCAGCAACAATCCCAGGACACAAACCTAAGGCAGAGCTTAGACTATGAAAACAGACGACACAATGATCTGACGGCTGCCATCATCAACTTCATCTGTGAGGGCTTGTACCCTGTATCTGTAGTTGAAGAGCCGACTTTCAAGACCTTAATGACCACCATTGATCCTGGGTACTGTCCACCAAGCAAAAGCGACCTGATAGTGAAAATGCTGCCTCAGATGTATTGCCGTACCCGAGACATGGTCTTCAGTGAGCTCGCTGGAGTTGTGAACTGTGGTGTTACTACTGACCTTTGGCAAAGCCAAACCCAGAATAGAACATATATTTCACTGTCTATGCATTCAGTTAATTACAGCAGTACGACTGGCTTCTCGATGACCAACAAGTGCCTTAAAACTTTCGAGGTACAAGAGGACAACACGGCAGAGAACATCACCAGAGCGATGTATGAAACCTTCGTTGAGTGGGGGATTACTCAAAAAGTCAGTGGTGCCACCACAAATGGTTCAGTGGACATTGTTAAAGCATGCTCACTCCTCGATCTGTCTGTGGAAATGCCTTGCCTTGGACACACCATTAACCGTGCAATGGACGAAGCCTTCCAGCTGCCGCGTGTCGAAAGCTTTTTGGGATGTTGCCGCAAAATTGTTGACCATTTCAGAGAACCAGCAATGTATCtgctgaaggaaaaacagaagcagcatgGTCTTGCCCAGTGTGCACTCATCACAGACAGGGGTAGGTCTTGGTTGGCCACGTTGGCAATGTTACAAAGACTGAGGGAGCAACAGATTGCTGTAACTGAAACACTTAGAGAGAGTTCCAGCAACCATCAGTTCACCTTTGATGGTCCTGACTGGACCTTGTTAGAGGGCTTGGCTGAAGTCCTCCAGCCTTTTAAAGTCGTTGCTAACATGATAACTTCTTGCAGGTACCCAACCATTAGCATGGTTAGGCCTGTGCTTCATATGCTGTTGAACAACACCCTCAAGGTCAAGGAAGGGGACCTCAAAGAGATCAGCATGACCAAAGAGGTCATCTCAAAAGTCCTATCAAGCACCTATTCACAAAATTCTCAACTATCACAAGAAATTTCAACATTCCTCAACATTGCTACCTTCCTGGATCCTCGGTACAAGAAGTTGCCCTTCCTGTCCACTCAGGAACGCTCCAAAGTTGAGAACAACATAATCGAGGAGGCAAAAGCAATCCTTGAGAAGCAGATTGCAGAGCGACCGTGCCTAGATGATTTCTCCTTGGTATCTGACGAGCCACCTAGCAAGAAGCAGACACCTCTAAGAGAATCCTCAGCGAGCTGCGTATCCCTAGATAACCCTTTGGCTGCCATATTTTGTCAGTCCGATGCAGACCAGAGCCAGGAGGAGCTGCATGCACAAGTGTTAGAGGAGTTGAGCAACTACAAATCACAGCGAGTCCTAGGCCTTAATGAAGACCCTTTACTGTGGTGGTCGAGTCATGCACCATTGTTCCCCACCCTCCCCAAGGTGCTCCAGAAGTATTGGTGTGTTCCTGCCATGAGTGTCCCTTGTCACAGGTTGTTCAGCTCCTCTGGGACTGTTCTGTGTGGGAAAAGGAATCGCCTAGCTCCAGTTTTAGTAGATCAGCAGGTCTTCCTATATGAGAACTCACGAGGCTACTATGAGCCTGAACCCTGTGAGGATGATTTGGAAAATGTTTGGGAAGGAAACTGTCTGGGTCAGCCACTtgaatga
- the prrg2 gene encoding transmembrane gamma-carboxyglutamic acid protein 2 isoform X1, translating into MAALSAVWITLLPLLQLAHCSVAFRHTQGDPMLVDDKSATSFLSRSLLYNSWDFEVVVADNLERECVEEMCSYEEAREVFEDNYQTELFWSKYVNSQESAPRVDVSGLVAGLLAIVVIAVIATVLGIYCYKAKNKSGRRSAQAPVRMAVDGQPAPEAVPLSGIIAPGLPSYNEVLAHSGQHDAPPPPYSGGAPSEIADPGDNN; encoded by the exons ATGGCAGCCTTGTCAGCGGTGTGGATTACCCTACTACCCCTGCTGCAGCTGGCCCACTGCTCCGTCGCCTTCAGACACACTCAAG GAGATCCAATGTTGGTGGATGATAAGTCAGCGACCTCCTTCCTGTCCCGCTCGCTGCTTTATAACAGCTGGGACTTTGAGGTAGTCGTGGCTGACAATCtggagagggagtgtgtggaGGAGATGTGCAGCTATGAGGAGGCCAGAGAGGTGTTTGAGGACAACTACCAGACG GAATTATTCTGGAGCAAATATGTCAACAGTCAAG AGTCGGCACCAAGAGTGGATGTGTCAGGGCTGGTGGCAGGACTCCTGGCTATTGTAGTGATTGCCGTCATCGCAACCGTGCTGGGAATCTACTGCTACAAAGCCAAGAACAAGAGTGGACGAAGGTCAGCCCA AGCTCCGGTTAGGATGGCAGTAGATGGGCAGCCAGCCCCGGAGGCAGTGCCCCTGAGTGGGATCATCGCCCCAGGTCTACCCAGCTACAATGAGGTTCTGGCCCACAGTGGGCAGCACGATGCCCCACCACCTCCATATTCAGG GGGGGCGCCATCAGAGATTGCTGATCCAGGAGACAACAACTGA
- the dhrsx gene encoding dehydrogenase/reductase SDR family member on chromosome X isoform X4: MGFETARHLASLGMHVVIAGNEEEEGKAAVRKIEEEEEEGSKGKVEFVYLDLTSLKSVRQFVAAFKNKGLPLHVLVNNAGTMLVPERQTEDGFEFHLGLNYLGHFLLTNLLLDLLKRSGRHGSCSRIVNMSSATHYAGVLDLDDLNRRKCYSSHGAYSQSKLALVLFTYYLQEQLVAGGSPVTVNAVDPGMVDTALYNNLWTLAQAMKKPVAKILFRTPAEGASISVYAAAASEMEGVGSCYLYNGEKRESSDSSYDSELQAKLWKKSCELVGLP; this comes from the exons ATGGGTTTTGAGACAGCGAGACACCTGGCAAGCCTGGGCATGCATGTTGTCATAG CTGGgaacgaggaagaggagggcaaAGCAGCAGTCAGGAAGatcgaagaagaagaagaagaaggcagcaAGGGGAAAG TTGAGTTTGTCTACCTGGACCTGACCTCATTGAAATCGGTGCGACAGTTTGTTGCGGCGTTCAAGAACAAAGGCCTCCCCCTCCATGTTCTGGTTAACAACG CCGGCACCATGCTGGttcctgagagacagacggaggacGGCTTCGAGTTCCACCTCGGGCTCAACTACCTCGGCCACTTCCTGCTGACCAACCTGCTGCTGGACCTGCTGAAGAGGTCGGGGAGACACGGCTCCTGCTCCAGGATCGTCAACATGTCCTCCGCCACGCACTATGCAGGAGTGTTGGACCTGGATGATTTAAACAGGAG GAAATGCTACAGTTCCCATGGTGCCTACTCCCAAAGCAAACTGGCCCTGGTCCTCTTCACCTACTacctgcaggagcagctggtggcTGGCGGTTCCCCGGTGACAGTTAACGCCGTGGACCCCGGCATGGTGGACACGGCGCTGTACAACAACCTGTGGACCCTCGCACAGGCGATGAAGAAACCCGTGGCCAAGATACTGTTCAGG ACTCCAGCGGAGGGAGCGTCCATATCTGTCTATGCAGCAGCTGCCTCTGAGATGGAGGGGGTGGGGAGCTGTTACCTGTACAACGGCGAGAAGAGGGAGTCCTCCGACTCGTCCTATGACTCTGAGCTCCAAGCCAAGCTGTGGAAGAAGAGCTGCGAGCTGGTGGGTCTTCCTTAG